The following coding sequences lie in one Arachis stenosperma cultivar V10309 chromosome 5, arast.V10309.gnm1.PFL2, whole genome shotgun sequence genomic window:
- the LOC130981694 gene encoding ubiquinol oxidase 1, mitochondrial-like: MMMKGGGGRVAKELGYWVRGPLIHGNGVRNTMTTLTFSDNNNNNKKEKEKKVEENNSSEGIVSYWGIQPSKVTKDDGSQWKWNCFRPWESYKADISIDLEKHHAPKTFTDKMAFWTVKGLRYPTDIFFQKRYGCRAMMLETVAAVPGMVAGMLLHCKSLRRFEHSGGWIKALLEEAENERMHLMTFMEVSDPKWFERALVMAVQGVFLNAYLLGYLVSPKFAHRMVGYLEEEAIHSYTEFLKELDKGNIENVAAPAIAIDYWQLPPDSTLRDVVMVVRADEAHHRDVNHFASDVHYQGRELRETPAPIGYH; encoded by the exons ATGATGATGAAGGGTGGTGGTGGCAGGGTGGCCAAGGAGTTAGGCTATTGGGTTAGAGGCCCTCTTATTCATGGAAATGGTGTAAGAAACACTATGACCACTTTGACCTTTtcagataataataataataataagaaggagaaggagaagaaggttGAAGAGAATAATAGTAGTGAGGGTATTGTGAGTTATTGGGGAATTCAGCCTTCTAAGGTTACCAAAGATGATGGCTCACAATGGAAATGGAATTGCTTCAGG CCTTGGGAGAGTTACAAAGCAGATATAAGCATTGATCTGGAAAAGCATCATGCGCCCAAGACCTTTACGGACAAGATGGCTTTTTGGACTGTAAAGGGTCTCAGATATCCCACTGATATCTTTTTCCAG AAGCGATACGGATGCCGGGCTATGATGCTAGAGACAGTTGCGGCTGTCCCCGGCATGGTAGCAGGCATGCTCCTACACTGCAAATCGCTGCGGCGATTCGAGCACAGTGGTGGGTGGATCAAAGCACTGCTAGAAGAAGCAGAGAACGAGCGCATGCACCTAATGACGTTCATGGAGGTGTCAGATCCAAAATGGTTCGAGCGTGCTCTGGTAATGGCAGTCCAAGGTGTTTTCTTGAATGCGTATTTGTTGGGGTATTTGGTGTCTCCGAAATTTGCACACCGCATGGTTGGGTACCTTGAAGAGGAAGCAATACACTCGTACACAGAGTTTCTTAAGGAGCTTGACAAGGGTAATATAGAGAATGTGGCAGCACCAGCCATAGCCATCGATTATTGGCAGCTTCCACCTGATTCTACTCTAAGGGATGTGGTTATGGTTGTTAGAGCTGATGAAGCACACCACCGTGATGTCAATCACTTTGCATCG GATGTGCATTATCAAGGGCGAGAACTAAGAGAGACTCCTGCTCCAATTGGCTATCACTAA